One region of Chlorobiota bacterium genomic DNA includes:
- a CDS encoding ABC transporter ATP-binding protein encodes MIEIQHISRRYTMGAETIHALRDVSLTICRNEYVAIMGPSGSGKSTLMNIIGCLDTPSGGDYYFEGELVSKMSDNELARIRNQQIGFVFQTFNLLARNDAVKNVELPLVYAGVSRQERHERAVEALRHVALEDRMTHKPNELSGGQRQRVAIARALVTRPSIILADEPTGNLDTATGIDIMRLFEDLWCKGNTIVLVTHEEDVARNAARIIRVRDGRIESDTPNPHRIQMNAATTPATP; translated from the coding sequence ATCATCGAAATCCAGCACATCTCGCGCCGGTACACCATGGGGGCCGAGACGATCCACGCCCTTCGCGATGTCTCGCTAACGATTTGCCGGAACGAGTACGTGGCAATTATGGGACCTTCCGGTTCGGGCAAATCAACGCTGATGAACATCATCGGCTGCCTTGACACCCCCTCCGGCGGCGACTACTACTTTGAGGGGGAGTTGGTCTCCAAGATGAGCGACAACGAGCTTGCGCGCATCCGCAACCAGCAGATTGGGTTCGTGTTCCAGACGTTCAACTTGCTGGCGCGGAACGATGCGGTGAAAAACGTGGAGCTTCCGCTGGTCTATGCCGGGGTAAGCCGCCAGGAACGCCACGAGCGGGCGGTTGAGGCGTTGCGCCACGTGGCGTTGGAGGACCGGATGACCCACAAACCGAACGAGCTTTCCGGCGGGCAACGCCAGCGCGTGGCGATTGCGCGCGCGCTGGTCACCCGCCCCTCCATCATCCTTGCCGACGAGCCAACCGGGAACCTTGACACCGCAACCGGCATTGATATCATGCGGCTGTTCGAGGATTTGTGGTGCAAGGGGAACACCATTGTTCTGGTGACGCACGAAGAAGACGTGGCGCGCAACGCCGCACGCATCATCCGCGTCCGCGATGGCCGGATCGAGAGCGACACCCCCAATCCACACCGTATCCAGATGAATGCCGCAACCACGCCGGCAACGCCATGA